The Niastella koreensis GR20-10 genome includes a window with the following:
- a CDS encoding SusC/RagA family TonB-linked outer membrane protein, producing the protein MTQFSSLSSRSVKAVGLLLFCQLIVSLTFAQVRISGKVTGAGNQPLTGISVTVKNTTFGSATDPSGNYTINGALKPGSYTVEFSGVGFKKSSQSLQIGGGESYTVNVTLAEDALGLEEVVVTGTSEGTTRKQIGSYISTIKADELNKGATSNVLASLQGKTAGAQIIQNSGDPAGGLSVRLRGVSSLNGSSEPLYIVDGVIINNATNRVTNTQSGYDGGNFVGTVGQSRIVDINPADIDHIEVLNGAAASATYGSRANSGVIQIFTKRGSTGAPIVNFSTSIMVNHLRKKIDVNQAPVKFGGPTDGPGALTQDLISPVGTPPALPTTTTPVTRYDYQDYIFQTGLGTDNNVSVSGGKDKTKYFTSASYFYNEGIIKHTDFKRFSFRTNLDQELTSWANMSVGLNYINSAADEKPDGNQFFSPMNSVTILGNFHNIWQRDALGNLMAVGERGRVNPVSVIEDFKQRQETNRLIASAKLKVKPAKGLSFDYTLGIDNYSQRGTTYMPPFAYNASTAFWGGGPSLDPALNGYASNGANTFFQINHEVNGTYQVNITDDWASTTQVGYSAQYEKNNLSIVQGRGLTPFVQTANSASTALPSTDVRSEFSISGFYLQQNFKFKDQLFLTGAVRVDESSVFSASERSQVYAKASGSYLLSGTEFWDKLSIAKWWNVAKLRLAYGQSGNMTGIGAYDRFNNFTTSTFLGRTAMYTGARLSNTSLRPERQQETEMGTDLSFLNSRVGLQFNYYIKKVSNLLIQRNIAPTNGYSSLLDNYGSLENKGFEIVLTGTPVKNKDLTWDVTAIYNHNRNKAVNVGQAASFSTNAGAPIWLIEGQPVGVFYGSFFAKDANGGQIKNPAGFPLTERGVQNSTLSYTTQRDANGLPTGNALLRVIGNPNPDYTASLVNEVSYKKFGLRVQFDAVQGLNVWNADFRTRQGVGNGKVAEQEDLGLLPRGYVNSVYQIEEWRVDDGSFVKLREVSLSYRMGKVKIFNDLTFSLSGRNLISWDNYKGYDPEVNSGGQSTLLRAIDFGTVPIPRTFSFNIAAKF; encoded by the coding sequence ATGACCCAATTTTCATCATTGAGTAGTCGATCAGTAAAAGCAGTTGGCTTATTACTGTTCTGCCAGCTGATAGTGAGCCTGACCTTTGCCCAGGTTCGTATTAGTGGAAAGGTAACCGGAGCGGGCAATCAGCCGCTGACCGGGATTTCTGTGACTGTTAAAAACACTACGTTTGGTTCAGCTACCGATCCATCGGGCAATTACACCATCAATGGAGCGCTGAAACCAGGCAGTTATACCGTGGAGTTTTCGGGCGTTGGTTTTAAAAAATCTTCCCAGAGCCTGCAGATTGGCGGTGGTGAAAGTTATACCGTAAACGTTACCCTGGCTGAAGATGCGTTGGGTTTGGAAGAAGTAGTGGTTACAGGTACCTCTGAAGGTACTACCCGTAAACAAATTGGTAGTTATATCAGCACCATAAAAGCCGATGAGCTTAATAAAGGCGCTACGAGTAACGTACTGGCGTCTTTACAGGGAAAAACAGCAGGTGCGCAGATCATTCAAAACTCGGGCGACCCGGCCGGCGGTCTTTCTGTACGCCTGCGAGGTGTTAGTTCGTTAAATGGTTCTTCAGAACCCCTGTATATTGTGGATGGAGTGATCATTAATAATGCCACTAACAGGGTTACCAATACGCAGAGCGGGTACGACGGCGGTAATTTTGTGGGAACCGTTGGCCAAAGCAGGATAGTGGATATTAACCCGGCCGATATAGATCATATTGAAGTACTGAACGGCGCGGCTGCATCGGCTACTTATGGATCAAGGGCCAATAGCGGGGTTATTCAAATATTCACCAAACGCGGCAGCACGGGTGCGCCGATCGTGAACTTCTCCACCAGTATTATGGTGAACCACCTGCGTAAGAAGATTGATGTGAACCAGGCGCCGGTAAAGTTTGGTGGCCCTACCGACGGACCGGGCGCCTTAACACAGGACCTTATTTCGCCTGTAGGCACCCCGCCGGCACTACCAACCACTACCACGCCGGTAACACGCTACGATTACCAGGATTATATTTTTCAAACCGGGTTGGGAACCGATAACAACGTATCGGTAAGCGGCGGAAAAGATAAGACCAAGTATTTTACCTCTGCCTCTTATTTCTATAATGAAGGCATTATTAAGCATACCGATTTCAAACGCTTCAGCTTCCGCACCAACCTCGACCAGGAATTGACAAGCTGGGCCAACATGAGCGTTGGTTTGAACTATATAAACAGTGCAGCTGATGAAAAGCCGGATGGCAACCAGTTTTTCTCGCCCATGAACTCGGTAACCATCCTGGGTAATTTCCACAACATCTGGCAACGCGATGCCCTGGGCAATTTGATGGCAGTAGGCGAACGTGGCCGCGTGAACCCGGTTTCGGTAATCGAAGACTTTAAACAAAGACAGGAAACCAACCGGTTGATCGCAAGCGCCAAATTGAAAGTTAAACCAGCAAAAGGGTTAAGCTTCGATTATACCCTGGGTATTGATAATTACAGCCAGCGCGGTACTACCTATATGCCTCCTTTCGCGTATAATGCAAGTACAGCCTTTTGGGGCGGTGGTCCCTCATTGGACCCTGCATTGAACGGTTATGCCAGTAACGGGGCCAATACCTTCTTTCAAATAAACCATGAAGTAAATGGAACTTACCAGGTTAATATAACCGACGATTGGGCATCTACTACCCAGGTTGGGTATTCGGCCCAGTACGAAAAAAATAACCTGAGCATAGTGCAGGGCAGGGGTTTGACGCCTTTTGTTCAAACAGCCAACAGCGCCAGTACGGCTTTGCCCAGCACAGATGTACGGTCGGAATTTTCTATATCAGGTTTCTATTTGCAACAGAATTTTAAATTCAAGGACCAGTTATTCCTTACCGGTGCTGTGCGGGTAGATGAATCATCGGTATTCAGTGCAAGCGAGCGCAGCCAGGTATATGCAAAAGCAAGCGGCAGTTACCTGTTGTCAGGGACCGAGTTCTGGGATAAACTTTCTATTGCCAAGTGGTGGAATGTGGCCAAGCTGCGGTTGGCTTATGGGCAATCGGGAAATATGACAGGTATTGGGGCCTACGACCGGTTTAACAACTTTACCACAAGTACATTTTTGGGAAGAACAGCTATGTATACCGGTGCGCGGTTATCAAACACCAGTTTAAGACCGGAACGGCAACAGGAAACAGAAATGGGAACCGATCTGTCGTTCTTAAACAGCCGCGTGGGTTTACAGTTCAACTATTACATTAAGAAGGTAAGCAATCTGCTCATTCAACGCAATATTGCCCCTACCAATGGCTATTCGAGCCTGCTGGACAATTATGGCTCACTGGAAAATAAAGGATTTGAAATTGTGTTAACCGGTACACCAGTGAAGAATAAAGACCTCACCTGGGATGTTACTGCTATTTATAACCACAACCGCAATAAAGCCGTGAACGTTGGTCAGGCAGCCTCCTTCAGTACCAACGCCGGCGCACCCATCTGGTTAATAGAAGGACAGCCCGTTGGTGTTTTTTACGGATCATTTTTTGCCAAGGATGCCAATGGCGGCCAGATCAAAAATCCTGCAGGATTTCCCCTAACAGAAAGAGGTGTGCAGAACAGTACTTTATCGTATACCACACAACGCGATGCCAATGGCTTGCCAACAGGTAACGCGTTGTTAAGGGTAATAGGTAACCCCAACCCGGATTATACAGCTTCGTTAGTAAATGAAGTAAGCTATAAGAAATTCGGATTGCGGGTGCAGTTCGACGCGGTACAGGGACTGAATGTTTGGAATGCCGATTTCAGAACAAGACAGGGTGTGGGCAATGGTAAAGTAGCTGAGCAGGAAGACCTGGGTTTATTGCCCCGTGGTTATGTCAACAGCGTATACCAGATTGAAGAATGGCGGGTAGATGATGGTTCGTTTGTTAAACTGCGTGAAGTAAGTTTGAGCTACCGGATGGGAAAAGTAAAGATCTTTAATGATCTCACCTTTAGTTTAAGCGGCCGTAACCTTATTTCCTGGGATAACTATAAGGGATATGACCCTGAGGTGAACTCGGGCGGACAAAGCACCTTATTACGGGCTATTGATTTTGGTACCGTGCCTATTCCCCGCACGTTCAGTTTTAACATAGCCGCAAAATTCTAA
- a CDS encoding DUF2911 domain-containing protein, with amino-acid sequence MKKLLLLSAIALVAIGVRAQQGDKSQRPSPPAKVSETTSKGVTISIDYSQPAVKGRTIGNDIAPYGKVWRTGANEATVFEVNKDVKVEGKALPAGKYGLYSIPGKDEWVIIFNKTWKQWGTNYTEADDALRVKVKPGKAPSFTERMTFTVDKSGKVSLLWGNDEVDFKVQ; translated from the coding sequence ATGAAAAAATTGTTGCTTTTGTCTGCCATAGCATTGGTAGCAATAGGCGTTCGGGCACAACAGGGTGATAAATCACAACGCCCCAGTCCGCCTGCTAAAGTATCAGAAACAACCAGCAAAGGAGTTACCATTTCTATTGATTACAGCCAGCCAGCTGTAAAGGGCCGTACAATCGGAAACGATATTGCGCCTTATGGAAAAGTATGGAGAACCGGCGCCAATGAAGCTACCGTGTTTGAAGTAAACAAAGATGTAAAGGTAGAAGGCAAGGCCCTGCCTGCCGGCAAATATGGTTTATACAGCATTCCGGGTAAAGATGAGTGGGTTATCATCTTTAATAAAACCTGGAAGCAATGGGGAACCAACTATACGGAAGCAGATGATGCATTACGGGTAAAAGTAAAACCCGGTAAAGCACCCAGCTTCACCGAACGTATGACCTTCACAGTTGATAAAAGCGGTAAAGTATCATTACTGTGGGGTAATGATGAAGTAGACTTCAAAGTTCAGTAA
- a CDS encoding GNAT family N-acetyltransferase, which yields MNFREASVSDIPQLSKVRLAVKENALSNPALVTEQDYVDYLSKRGKGWVCELDNHVVGFAIGDLEKHNVWALFVQPDFEGQGIGRELLIMLLDWYYSQTTDTIWLSTAPNTRAADFYKSFGWKETGKMPNGELKFELSADDWGV from the coding sequence ATGAATTTCAGAGAAGCCTCAGTCTCCGATATACCCCAACTGTCGAAAGTACGCCTGGCCGTAAAAGAAAATGCTTTGAGCAACCCGGCATTGGTCACTGAACAGGATTATGTAGATTATTTGTCTAAACGTGGAAAAGGCTGGGTGTGTGAGCTGGACAACCATGTGGTAGGGTTTGCCATTGGCGACCTGGAAAAACACAATGTGTGGGCCTTGTTTGTACAACCTGATTTTGAAGGGCAGGGAATTGGCCGTGAACTGCTGATCATGTTATTGGACTGGTATTATAGTCAAACAACCGATACTATCTGGTTAAGTACAGCGCCCAATACGCGTGCTGCCGACTTCTATAAAAGTTTTGGCTGGAAGGAAACCGGTAAAATGCCCAATGGAGAATTGAAGTTTGAATTATCTGCAGATGATTGGGGCGTGTAA
- a CDS encoding LVIVD repeat-containing protein: protein MKRHLMSVLQLGITVILTASLSGCDKEKVTRSYTWYTPVYRALPEVRAEMKSSPARAVKNPGKIYIYQNYIFLNEFDEGIHIFDNTNPASPRNIGFIPIPGTEELAVRNNVLFADSYSDLVSFDISDPKAVTAIRFTENAFPYRNVYYSYNSYNGTRPPVDSIKVTVSWIRHDTTVTYSSNPNVYYDFVTLAGSSAQPSKSSTGQGGSTARFTLINDYLYTVSTSDLYTYNVTNPADPKYVNKTTIGNWTIETIYPFKNKLFIGSTQGMYIYDVSTPANPVQQGQFTHVRSCDPVIADESRAWVTLRTGSSCGGNVNRLEVVNIENLASPSLVKQYDMTNPYGLGKEGNTLFICDGKDGIKVYDAADANNLKLIKKIDGMEPYDVIASKNIALVVAKDGLYQFDYSNVNNIRLLSKIGIE, encoded by the coding sequence ATGAAACGGCATCTAATGTCGGTATTACAGTTAGGGATAACTGTAATCCTAACTGCTTCTTTGTCTGGTTGCGACAAAGAGAAAGTAACCCGCTCGTATACCTGGTATACACCTGTATACAGAGCCCTTCCTGAAGTGCGTGCCGAAATGAAAAGCAGCCCGGCCCGGGCTGTGAAAAATCCCGGCAAAATATACATCTATCAAAACTACATTTTTCTGAATGAGTTTGATGAAGGAATTCACATCTTTGATAACACGAATCCTGCATCACCCAGGAACATTGGATTTATTCCAATTCCCGGTACGGAAGAGCTGGCGGTGCGGAACAACGTTTTATTCGCCGATTCATACAGCGATCTCGTAAGTTTTGATATCAGTGACCCCAAAGCTGTAACGGCCATCAGGTTTACCGAAAATGCTTTTCCATACCGCAATGTCTATTATAGTTATAATTCTTATAACGGTACACGCCCGCCTGTTGATTCCATTAAGGTAACGGTAAGCTGGATCCGCCATGATACAACAGTTACCTATTCCTCTAACCCGAACGTTTATTATGATTTTGTGACGCTGGCCGGTTCAAGTGCCCAGCCTTCAAAAAGCAGTACAGGTCAGGGCGGTTCCACTGCACGGTTCACCCTTATCAATGATTATCTGTATACCGTATCAACCAGCGACCTGTACACGTATAATGTTACCAATCCTGCCGATCCAAAATATGTTAATAAAACCACGATAGGTAACTGGACCATAGAAACCATCTATCCGTTTAAGAACAAACTGTTCATTGGCTCCACTCAGGGGATGTATATTTACGATGTGTCAACACCTGCTAACCCCGTTCAACAGGGGCAGTTTACACATGTTCGGAGCTGCGATCCTGTTATCGCCGATGAGAGCAGGGCCTGGGTTACCTTACGTACGGGTTCAAGCTGTGGCGGCAATGTAAACCGGCTGGAAGTGGTGAATATAGAAAATCTTGCCAGCCCCTCCCTGGTAAAACAGTATGACATGACCAACCCCTATGGTTTGGGCAAGGAAGGGAATACCTTGTTCATTTGTGATGGTAAAGACGGGATAAAAGTATATGATGCTGCCGATGCCAATAACCTGAAGCTGATAAAGAAAATAGATGGGATGGAACCCTATGATGTAATTGCTTCAAAGAACATAGCATTGGTAGTGGCGAAAGACGGGTTGTATCAGTTTGATTATTCCAATGTCAATAATATCCGTTTACTCAGTAAAATAGGCATAGAATAA
- a CDS encoding SemiSWEET family sugar transporter yields MTMYTIGLTAALLTTAAYVPQAYKTIKTRSAGDLSIVTFSMLFLGTILWFVYGLYIHDTPIMLANGVTATLSGIIFFLKIGSFKKRRRR; encoded by the coding sequence ATGACAATGTATACCATAGGATTGACAGCAGCCCTGCTCACCACAGCGGCTTATGTTCCACAGGCTTATAAAACTATCAAAACCAGGTCTGCCGGCGACCTGTCAATTGTTACTTTTTCAATGCTTTTTTTGGGAACTATCCTTTGGTTCGTTTATGGGTTGTATATTCACGATACGCCCATCATGCTGGCCAATGGTGTAACGGCCACATTGTCGGGCATAATTTTTTTTCTAAAAATCGGGTCTTTCAAAAAAAGAAGACGCAGATAA
- a CDS encoding adenosylmethionine--8-amino-7-oxononanoate transaminase, giving the protein MATLIERDKKAVWHPYTPQKSMPEPIPVAKGDGTYIIDENGKAYIDAISSWWVTIHGHANPYIAEKIYEQAKNLEQVIFAGFTHEPAVRLAERLLEILPGDFAKIFYSDNGSTAVEVGVKMALQYWWNKGNGKRNKILALNHSYHGDTFGTMSLSNRSVFTLAFQDKLFDVIFTDAPTKDSPLYDGPWDEIACFIYEPLLQGVGSMNIYDASALNKLLQQCHAQDVICIADEVMTGFGRTGKLFSSLYAEEKPDIICLSKGITGGTMALGVTACTDKIHAAYVDDDRTKTFFHGHSFTANPLACAAALASMDLLLKPDCQQQIARISEQQQQFVLQLSTDKRFETQVKNVRSIGTIMAFEIESGRDGYLNTIGMDVTRKALAQGVYLRPLGNTVYIMPPFCITAEQLDKVHNAIINILATIE; this is encoded by the coding sequence ATGGCAACACTTATTGAAAGAGATAAAAAAGCAGTTTGGCATCCCTATACACCGCAAAAGTCGATGCCAGAACCCATTCCGGTGGCAAAAGGCGACGGAACATATATCATTGATGAGAACGGAAAAGCCTACATCGACGCCATCAGCAGCTGGTGGGTCACCATTCACGGACACGCCAATCCCTATATCGCCGAAAAAATATATGAACAGGCCAAAAACCTGGAACAGGTAATATTTGCCGGGTTCACCCATGAACCGGCGGTACGGCTGGCTGAACGCCTGCTGGAGATTTTACCAGGTGATTTTGCTAAAATATTCTATTCCGATAATGGTTCTACCGCTGTGGAAGTGGGTGTTAAAATGGCCCTGCAATACTGGTGGAACAAAGGCAACGGCAAACGCAACAAGATCCTGGCGTTAAACCATTCGTATCATGGCGATACATTTGGCACCATGAGCCTCAGCAACCGCAGTGTGTTCACCCTTGCCTTTCAGGACAAACTGTTCGATGTTATTTTCACAGATGCGCCCACTAAGGATTCGCCCCTCTACGATGGCCCCTGGGACGAGATAGCCTGTTTTATTTATGAACCCCTGTTACAGGGAGTTGGCAGCATGAATATCTACGATGCTTCAGCGCTTAATAAATTGTTACAGCAATGCCATGCGCAAGACGTGATCTGTATTGCCGATGAAGTAATGACGGGTTTTGGCAGAACCGGGAAACTGTTTTCCAGTTTGTATGCAGAAGAAAAACCGGATATTATTTGTTTGTCGAAAGGAATAACCGGCGGCACCATGGCGCTGGGCGTTACTGCCTGTACAGATAAGATCCACGCAGCCTATGTAGATGATGACCGCACCAAAACATTTTTCCATGGCCATTCTTTCACGGCCAACCCCCTCGCCTGCGCGGCTGCCCTGGCCAGTATGGACCTGTTATTGAAGCCGGATTGCCAACAGCAAATAGCGCGCATCAGTGAGCAGCAACAACAATTTGTTCTGCAATTAAGTACCGATAAACGCTTTGAAACGCAGGTGAAGAACGTGCGATCTATTGGCACCATTATGGCATTTGAAATTGAATCGGGCCGTGATGGATATTTGAACACGATAGGTATGGATGTAACCCGTAAAGCGCTGGCACAGGGCGTGTATTTGCGTCCGCTGGGGAATACTGTATACATTATGCCCCCTTTTTGTATAACAGCCGAACAGTTAGATAAAGTTCATAACGCGATCATTAATATTCTGGCTACCATAGAGTGA
- a CDS encoding RNA polymerase sigma factor yields MDYNRLVKDCLKGLPEAQRQLYEHFAESMLGVCYRYTKSIADAEDVLQEGFIKIFRNLHQFKFEGELGGWIRRIMVNTALNYLKKNSRYQTDLSFPETSLHPVSDDNPEVTLQAKDLAELIRQLPAGYQTVFNLHAVEGFSHVEIGKMLGINEGTSRSQYARARALLITWLKKTSVETKKESYVRP; encoded by the coding sequence ATGGATTATAACAGGCTGGTAAAAGATTGTTTGAAGGGGCTGCCGGAGGCCCAGCGACAGCTCTACGAGCATTTTGCTGAGAGTATGTTGGGGGTATGCTATCGCTATACCAAGTCTATTGCCGATGCAGAAGATGTGCTGCAGGAAGGGTTTATAAAAATATTCCGCAACCTGCACCAGTTTAAGTTTGAAGGGGAATTAGGTGGCTGGATCCGCCGGATTATGGTGAATACAGCCCTGAACTATCTGAAAAAGAACAGCCGGTATCAAACTGATCTATCCTTTCCTGAAACAAGCCTGCACCCGGTGTCAGACGATAACCCCGAAGTGACACTGCAGGCAAAAGACCTGGCTGAACTGATCCGCCAGTTACCGGCGGGTTATCAAACGGTTTTCAACCTGCATGCTGTTGAAGGATTTTCACATGTGGAAATTGGAAAAATGCTTGGTATCAATGAGGGAACTTCCCGGTCACAATATGCCCGTGCACGTGCGTTATTGATAACGTGGTTAAAAAAAACGAGCGTAGAAACAAAAAAGGAATCGTATGTCCGACCATGA
- a CDS encoding outer membrane beta-barrel protein, translated as MSDHEFEKQVHQKLQELKLRPSDGVWMEVEKSIRQGNNRRRFMWWWMAALFVGLTASGIVLYNYTTETHNATAAVARATATARSTAKPAETAPHSTNQIITKLPVTDNSTTGEEKAGNHSIVQNNKQEPANESPVVAPVTSKNNQPVITAAENSTAVKTTINKNKKPLQSPLAYNPGNTNPGEPINTTKLTHEKQRTAKKKGRGEEIVIAAMPVQPHDGGAGSETIATVETKKTEPDVLNSIMPVRVNNPDSAITTNKAATTPFKTMALSMMVADPEIGLAAAPIIRKKPVLWHWGVSADAGYSRIAESKLFQLKGLLGKDKYYAEDLSARSSATPSTSNNNTVNYNSSANSQLVNWSAYTAPPKKASPIQADKSFSLGVFVQRTVSPRLKLTLGLEYSYISVHTQVGQKVVAPNNPIVVNYGTSQAALVKEYYKYPGSDTAQSISAAAYAQGLTYSQRYTYRFHYLEIPLTVSWQINKGRKLPPFQLEGGFSMARLLSVDALHYEGIKGVYYKDNDLFNKTQFNFVAGLSVGLLQQSKHPLWIGPNLRYALNGLVNKEVSTGQYAWSAGIGIKVLLGKL; from the coding sequence ATGTCCGACCATGAATTTGAGAAACAGGTACATCAGAAGCTGCAGGAGCTAAAGCTGCGTCCTTCCGATGGAGTATGGATGGAGGTGGAAAAAAGCATCCGCCAGGGTAATAACCGTCGCCGCTTTATGTGGTGGTGGATGGCCGCGCTTTTTGTTGGCTTAACCGCCAGCGGCATTGTGCTGTATAACTATACAACTGAAACCCATAATGCTACTGCTGCCGTTGCAAGGGCAACAGCTACTGCACGGTCAACTGCCAAACCCGCTGAAACAGCTCCTCATTCTACCAATCAAATAATTACCAAACTACCCGTAACTGATAATTCAACAACCGGCGAAGAAAAAGCCGGTAACCATTCAATAGTTCAAAACAACAAACAGGAACCAGCCAATGAATCGCCTGTAGTTGCTCCTGTAACTTCAAAAAATAATCAACCGGTAATTACAGCTGCTGAAAACAGCACCGCTGTCAAAACAACTATCAATAAAAATAAAAAGCCGCTACAATCACCGCTTGCCTATAATCCCGGAAATACAAATCCGGGTGAACCGATCAATACCACTAAGCTAACCCATGAAAAACAGCGTACTGCCAAAAAGAAAGGCCGGGGAGAAGAAATCGTAATTGCCGCGATGCCTGTGCAACCCCATGATGGGGGGGCAGGTTCTGAAACCATAGCAACAGTTGAAACTAAAAAAACGGAACCGGATGTATTGAACAGCATTATGCCTGTACGGGTAAATAACCCCGACAGCGCTATTACTACCAATAAAGCGGCGACCACGCCATTTAAAACGATGGCCCTGTCTATGATGGTTGCCGATCCGGAGATCGGACTTGCAGCTGCGCCTATTATCCGTAAAAAACCTGTTTTATGGCATTGGGGCGTTTCAGCCGATGCCGGTTACTCGCGCATTGCCGAAAGTAAACTGTTCCAGTTAAAAGGTTTGTTGGGAAAAGATAAATATTATGCTGAAGACCTGTCGGCCCGCAGCAGCGCCACGCCAAGTACCAGCAATAATAATACGGTGAATTATAATAGCAGTGCCAATAGTCAGTTGGTAAACTGGTCGGCTTATACTGCGCCTCCTAAGAAAGCTTCACCTATTCAGGCTGATAAATCTTTTTCATTAGGCGTGTTTGTGCAACGCACGGTGTCGCCACGGTTAAAGTTAACGCTGGGGCTTGAATACTCTTATATTAGTGTACATACCCAGGTGGGGCAAAAAGTAGTGGCGCCCAATAACCCCATTGTGGTGAATTATGGTACTTCGCAGGCTGCGCTTGTAAAGGAATATTATAAATACCCCGGCAGCGATACCGCACAATCTATCAGTGCGGCTGCATATGCCCAGGGTTTAACCTACAGTCAGAGATATACCTATCGTTTTCATTACCTCGAAATACCATTAACAGTCAGCTGGCAGATCAATAAAGGAAGAAAATTGCCACCGTTCCAACTGGAAGGCGGTTTTTCCATGGCCCGTTTGCTGTCGGTAGATGCCCTGCATTATGAAGGCATAAAAGGCGTTTACTATAAAGACAACGATCTGTTCAATAAAACCCAGTTCAATTTTGTGGCCGGCCTCAGTGTTGGTTTATTACAACAGAGTAAACATCCCCTTTGGATAGGACCTAATCTGCGCTATGCACTCAATGGATTAGTTAATAAAGAAGTTTCAACCGGGCAATATGCCTGGTCAGCCGGCATTGGCATAAAAGTGCTGCTGGGAAAATTATAA
- a CDS encoding RagB/SusD family nutrient uptake outer membrane protein codes for MKLISIKYTTCFAMAAVMLLAVACKKEYTDPNTANSDQVVKSAVGLTGVVIGIQKNYTSTRAGAVYNLITTDGFLTKQLLIVNQGNTAEYQFYLGGNQVFNTNSIVISFWTTCNKVIYDANTVLTNAPQLGDKGYASGLIAYASIFKALAIADLSMFWEKVPDTTGINIPVNFIANTEGYNKALNIINNALNTVAANPISASFQSNIPAGIDIVNTLHALKARFSLYTGNYAQALAEANAVDLTKKSTFNYDLQNLNPIFETATSTNNVYQPLDSTMGLPPALAPNLADKREPFYISISASAPRFRINGFYATSTQPIPVYLPGEMILTKSEAYARMASPDLVNAQIQLNNVITKQPASDPFGVGAGLPADNTPYNQAQLLDQIYRHRAIELYMSGLRITDQRRFNRPTAERTRNYLPYPNVERNSNPNTPDDPAF; via the coding sequence ATGAAGCTAATAAGTATAAAATATACAACCTGTTTTGCCATGGCTGCGGTGATGTTGTTAGCCGTTGCCTGTAAAAAAGAATATACCGATCCCAACACTGCCAATTCAGACCAGGTAGTTAAATCTGCGGTTGGGTTAACCGGTGTGGTCATTGGAATACAAAAGAATTATACCTCTACCCGTGCCGGTGCGGTGTACAACCTGATAACCACAGATGGGTTTCTAACCAAACAGTTGCTCATCGTTAACCAGGGTAATACGGCCGAATACCAGTTTTATTTAGGAGGTAACCAGGTGTTTAACACCAATTCCATTGTGATATCGTTCTGGACAACCTGCAACAAGGTAATATACGATGCCAATACAGTGCTTACCAATGCGCCGCAACTGGGCGATAAAGGTTATGCCAGCGGGTTAATTGCCTATGCCAGTATATTTAAAGCACTGGCTATTGCAGACCTTTCCATGTTCTGGGAAAAAGTGCCTGATACAACCGGGATTAATATACCTGTAAATTTCATTGCCAATACAGAAGGGTATAACAAGGCGTTGAACATTATCAACAATGCGTTGAATACTGTTGCCGCCAATCCTATCAGTGCTTCCTTTCAGTCGAACATACCTGCGGGCATCGATATTGTAAACACGCTGCATGCACTGAAGGCGCGTTTCTCTTTGTACACAGGAAATTATGCGCAGGCGCTGGCAGAAGCAAACGCGGTTGATCTTACTAAAAAATCAACCTTCAATTACGATCTGCAGAACCTGAACCCCATTTTTGAAACTGCCACCAGCACCAATAACGTGTATCAACCCCTGGATTCTACTATGGGTTTACCACCAGCACTGGCGCCTAATTTAGCCGATAAGCGGGAACCGTTCTATATTTCCATTTCTGCATCGGCGCCCCGCTTCCGGATCAATGGTTTTTATGCTACCTCCACGCAGCCAATACCTGTTTATTTACCGGGTGAAATGATATTGACAAAATCAGAAGCGTATGCCCGGATGGCATCGCCCGACCTGGTGAATGCACAGATTCAATTAAACAATGTAATTACCAAGCAACCCGCCAGTGACCCATTTGGGGTAGGGGCAGGGCTGCCGGCTGATAATACACCGTATAACCAGGCACAGCTGCTCGACCAGATCTATCGTCACCGGGCAATAGAATTGTATATGTCGGGTTTGCGTATAACTGACCAGCGTCGTTTTAACCGGCCTACAGCAGAGCGCACGCGTAATTATTTGCCTTATCCCAATGTGGAACGTAACAGTAACCCCAACACCCCCGACGATCCTGCTTTTTAA